The segment TTCTCAACTTAGGTTTGAAGACCATCTCGTCTTTTCTTGATAACAATATTCCTAATAACATAGTTGTCATCCCTAAGTAGCTGTCGCGGTTCAACTCGATCTCTCCAGTAAGCTGGTCCTCAATGGAGCTAATAATTGGAATTGAAAAGGCCATAACAGTTACCTTTCCCACCCTCTCGAGCCTGAGCATCAAGTTCCACAGGTAGAAAAGCACGCTACCACCTAATATCGCTGAAAACAATAAGTCCTCAATGAACGTCACACTTGGATCGAACCTGAATCCTATTGGTGAAAGAGCTAGGAATATAGCAGAGCCCAAGAGAAGTTGAGACGCGTTAACTACTGCGGGATCCATACTCTTCATCTTCCTGTAGTAAACCGTGAATGAAGCCCAGAAGACGGCGTTTAACACGGTGAGGATTCCCCCTAGAAGGGACATGTGACCTGAGAGAGAAAAGCCATATATAACAACTCCTCCAAATCCAATAGACGCCCCAAGAACCTCAAATAGTTTAGGTCTCTCAGAGAGTAAAACAAGCGCTATAGGTA is part of the Metallosphaera cuprina Ar-4 genome and harbors:
- a CDS encoding DMT family transporter — its product is MKVLKYLIPYIVFGSLQYRFTKDGLYFASPFVFMALRYFIAGAVLLPLARKIVLNKETITLTILTTASSALWALGLLYVAPSESAVLSYTMPLFSIPIALVLLSERPKLFEVLGASIGFGGVVIYGFSLSGHMSLLGGILTVLNAVFWASFTVYYRKMKSMDPAVVNASQLLLGSAIFLALSPIGFRFDPSVTFIEDLLFSAILGGSVLFYLWNLMLRLERVGKVTVMAFSIPIISSIEDQLTGEIELNRDSYLGMTTMLLGILLSRKDEMVFKPKLRTHVVKT